Proteins encoded by one window of Candidatus Stoquefichus sp. SB1:
- a CDS encoding ImmA/IrrE family metallo-endopeptidase, with amino-acid sequence MKVADYVEQVIHLYHTNNVRELIDYYDISIQYCDTLNQNCDSSLIVINKQAYITLKTDLNPLYENFLLAHEFGHFLIHYDDNISFSFILKTRKNALEREANEFACRLLLHDVHIDEIENIEFIIQEKGIPLKIWYSVNEFIFPIENTKR; translated from the coding sequence ATGAAGGTTGCAGATTATGTTGAGCAAGTCATTCATTTATATCATACCAATAATGTTAGAGAACTCATTGATTACTATGATATTTCTATTCAATATTGCGATACGCTTAATCAGAATTGTGATTCTAGTTTAATCGTTATTAATAAGCAAGCTTATATAACTTTAAAAACTGATTTAAATCCTTTATATGAAAATTTTTTACTTGCTCATGAATTTGGTCATTTTCTTATTCACTATGATGATAATATATCTTTTTCTTTTATTTTAAAGACACGTAAAAATGCTTTAGAAAGAGAAGCAAATGAATTTGCCTGTCGTCTTTTGCTTCATGATGTTCATATTGATGAAATTGAAAATATTGAATTTATTATTCAAGAAAAAGGTATACCTCTTAAAATATGGTATAGCGTTAATGAGTTTATTTTTCCAATAGAAAACACAAAAAGGTAG
- a CDS encoding helix-turn-helix domain-containing protein translates to MATLSFNIKKYREMKHLTQDELGELLNVSGKTISSWEKARSEPKMDMIEKLAKILNCSQSQLIGEKDSDFFTSPEEALQFILKQEMFAKFGGYDLETMNDEEIVDMANDIAQFIKMIAKRRK, encoded by the coding sequence ATGGCAACGCTCAGTTTTAATATAAAAAAATATCGGGAAATGAAACATTTAACACAAGATGAATTAGGTGAGCTATTGAATGTGAGTGGAAAAACAATTTCTTCATGGGAAAAAGCAAGAAGTGAACCAAAAATGGATATGATTGAAAAACTAGCAAAAATATTGAATTGTTCTCAATCACAATTGATTGGTGAAAAAGATAGTGACTTTTTTACATCACCTGAAGAAGCTTTACAATTTATTTTAAAACAAGAGATGTTTGCAAAATTTGGTGGTTATGATTTAGAAACAATGAATGATGAAGAGATTGTTGATATGGCCAATGATATTGCTCAATTTATTAAGATGATTGCAAAGAGGCGAAAATAA
- a CDS encoding DUF5055 domain-containing protein — translation MSKTIQFTYNDVDYTLEYTRKTLEKMEADGIVLADMNKKPVTILPKLFEYAFYAHHKRIKKAEVEEIFHLFTNKNDMYNKLSEMATDTLNTLFEEDNSKNAISWKASF, via the coding sequence ATGTCTAAAACAATTCAATTTACATATAATGATGTAGATTACACATTAGAATACACAAGAAAAACATTAGAAAAGATGGAAGCTGATGGTATCGTATTAGCAGATATGAATAAAAAGCCTGTAACGATTTTACCAAAACTTTTCGAATATGCATTCTATGCTCATCATAAACGCATAAAAAAAGCGGAAGTTGAAGAAATCTTCCACTTATTCACAAACAAAAATGATATGTATAACAAGTTATCAGAAATGGCAACAGATACATTAAATACATTATTTGAAGAGGATAACTCAAAAAACGCAATAAGTTGGAAGGCGAGTTTTTAG
- a CDS encoding SHOCT domain-containing protein: protein MEKEYIGVSGYKAIVDESNNTFFIKSNICKENCYLPHIEWIDLGQVNFQGRGTMTIFTDAQSPLHIVYKRNQYDKIKELYNTLHLYTKRILFNQEERKLTIYNKGNDDPVEKPINKVNVSNPYTYLSFDDINSYEVICDKQVINNDMLKNTASGKYVADGVGALIGALSSMNSGEYITNLQIKLNVNNFDKPCVYINYITRKIKSNSQMAKDLIKMCDEDLAKLEIILKKESESVKQENNASDPIEEVKKLKELLDMGILSQEEFDKKKKELLNL, encoded by the coding sequence ATGGAAAAAGAATATATTGGAGTGAGCGGTTATAAAGCTATTGTAGATGAATCAAACAATACCTTTTTTATCAAATCAAATATTTGTAAAGAAAACTGTTATTTACCTCATATTGAGTGGATTGATTTAGGCCAAGTAAATTTTCAAGGTAGAGGAACAATGACCATTTTTACAGATGCTCAATCCCCACTTCATATTGTTTATAAACGTAATCAGTATGACAAAATTAAAGAATTGTATAATACCCTCCATTTATATACAAAAAGAATATTATTTAATCAAGAGGAAAGAAAACTTACTATTTATAATAAAGGAAATGACGATCCAGTAGAAAAACCAATTAATAAAGTTAATGTTTCAAACCCTTATACTTACCTATCATTTGATGACATTAACAGTTATGAAGTTATTTGTGATAAACAAGTTATTAATAATGACATGCTTAAAAATACTGCTTCAGGTAAATATGTTGCTGATGGTGTTGGTGCTTTAATAGGTGCTCTTTCTTCAATGAACTCTGGTGAATATATTACTAACCTACAGATTAAATTAAATGTTAATAATTTTGATAAACCTTGCGTTTATATTAACTATATCACACGTAAAATCAAATCTAACAGTCAAATGGCTAAAGATTTAATTAAAATGTGTGATGAGGATTTAGCGAAACTAGAAATCATTCTCAAGAAAGAGAGTGAATCTGTTAAACAGGAAAACAATGCTAGCGATCCTATTGAAGAAGTAAAAAAGCTAAAAGAACTTCTAGATATGGGAATCTTATCTCAAGAAGAGTTTGATAAGAAAAAGAAAGAGTTGTTAAATTTATAA
- a CDS encoding SHOCT domain-containing protein, with translation MEKKFVGVGGDKAIINGENLFLKSALIKEKCFLPHIEWVSLGEVNFQGRGILHIITDLKKGTMDIVFKRDQYDEMKELYNILLPYMSRLIIDQSEKKITILNKGNDDPLQKPINNVNVSNPYTYLSFDDINSYEVICDKQVINNDMLKNTASGKYVADGVGALIGALSSMNSGEYITNLQIKLNVNNFDNPCVYINYITRKIKSNSQMAKDLIKMCDEDLAKLEIILKKESESVKQENNASDPIEEVKKLKELLDMGILSQEEFDKKKKELLNL, from the coding sequence ATGGAAAAAAAATTTGTAGGTGTTGGTGGCGATAAAGCAATAATTAATGGAGAAAATCTCTTTTTAAAGTCTGCATTAATTAAAGAAAAGTGTTTTTTACCTCATATTGAATGGGTCAGTTTAGGTGAAGTTAATTTTCAAGGTCGTGGCATTTTGCATATAATTACCGACTTAAAAAAAGGAACTATGGATATTGTTTTTAAGCGTGATCAATATGACGAGATGAAAGAATTATACAATATATTATTACCATATATGAGTAGATTGATTATTGATCAATCAGAAAAAAAAATAACTATACTCAATAAAGGTAACGATGATCCTTTACAAAAACCCATCAATAATGTTAATGTCTCAAACCCTTATACTTACCTATCATTTGATGATATTAACAGTTATGAAGTTATTTGCGATAAACAAGTTATCAATAATGACATGCTTAAAAATACTGCTTCAGGTAAATATGTTGCTGATGGTGTTGGTGCTCTAATAGGTGCTCTTTCTTCAATGAACTCTGGTGAATATATTACTAACCTACAGATTAAATTAAATGTTAATAATTTTGATAACCCTTGCGTTTATATTAACTATATCACACGTAAAATCAAATCTAATAGCCAAATGGCTAAAGATTTAATTAAAATGTGTGATGAGGATTTAGCGAAACTAGAAATCATTCTCAAGAAAGAGAGTGAATCTGTTAAACAGGAAAACAATGCTAGCGATCCTATTGAAGAAGTAAAAAAACTAAAAGAACTTCTAGATATGGGAATCTTATCTCAAGAAGAGTTTGATAAGAAAAAGAAAGAGTTGTTAAATTTATAA